From Oceanipulchritudo coccoides, the proteins below share one genomic window:
- a CDS encoding Fur family transcriptional regulator, with protein sequence MEHPSPPIDQGAQCIESACETFKAYLAKKGLRVTSQRLAIFEAAFNQEDHFTAEELLEHARKIDLSVSRATIYRTLPILTESLLVREIDVGRDYKFYLACHGKSIDQAQVVDIENDKIYEIDAPFLEWYARSIAEKIGLEAVSQRLQVQARPMRKKEPSKKPE encoded by the coding sequence ATGGAACACCCTTCTCCACCAATTGATCAAGGTGCGCAATGCATTGAGTCAGCCTGCGAAACCTTCAAGGCATACCTCGCCAAAAAAGGCCTCCGGGTGACTTCGCAACGGTTGGCAATTTTTGAGGCCGCGTTCAACCAGGAGGATCACTTCACGGCGGAGGAATTGCTGGAGCACGCCCGCAAGATCGACCTGTCCGTTTCCCGGGCAACCATTTACCGGACCCTTCCCATTCTCACCGAAAGCCTTCTCGTCCGGGAAATTGATGTGGGCCGCGACTATAAGTTCTACCTGGCCTGCCATGGCAAGAGCATCGATCAGGCACAGGTCGTCGATATTGAAAACGACAAGATCTACGAGATCGATGCACCCTTTCTTGAATGGTACGCCCGGTCGATCGCCGAAAAAATCGGGCTTGAAGCGGTCAGCCAGCGCTTGCAAGTGCAGGCGCGGCCAATGCGGAAGAAGGAACCTTCAAAAAAACCTGAATAA
- the nrdR gene encoding transcriptional regulator NrdR encodes MQCPKCGTKDTRVIDSRVSSSGLAIRRRRSCQNCGYRFSTTEEIVTEDLYVIKNDGRREPFDRNKVAAGVRRATEKRPVDGEQIEMLIADVLADLEVEFDSEIPARAIGERIMTRLKGIDQIAYVRFASVYKQFRDIDELAKEIDGLQKQS; translated from the coding sequence ATGCAGTGCCCCAAGTGTGGAACAAAAGATACCCGCGTGATTGATTCACGTGTCTCAAGTAGTGGTTTGGCGATCCGTCGAAGACGGTCCTGCCAGAACTGCGGCTACCGCTTTTCCACTACCGAGGAAATTGTCACCGAAGACCTGTACGTCATCAAGAATGACGGCCGCCGGGAACCATTCGACCGCAACAAAGTCGCCGCAGGGGTTCGACGGGCCACCGAGAAACGCCCCGTCGATGGGGAACAAATTGAAATGCTGATTGCGGATGTCCTCGCTGACCTGGAGGTTGAATTTGATTCGGAAATTCCTGCCCGCGCCATCGGGGAACGCATCATGACGCGCCTCAAGGGAATCGACCAGATCGCCTACGTCCGCTTCGCCAGCGTCTACAAGCAATTCCGGGATATTGATGAGCTCGCCAAGGAAATCGACGGACTCCAAAAACAGTCCTGA
- a CDS encoding tRNA (cytidine(34)-2'-O)-methyltransferase, with protein sequence MEPKLQIILFQPEIPQNTGNVGRLCAFTGARLHLVGPLGFSLDDRYLRRSGMDYWKHLDVKVHESWEAFRDGPDFPERIWLFTTHARQSYWSATFQQGDALLFGNEGHGCPGWLHEEIGDTHRITLPRFNEQPLRSLNLATSVGIAAYEAMRQIALPGAP encoded by the coding sequence ATGGAGCCAAAGCTGCAGATCATCCTGTTCCAGCCGGAGATCCCCCAGAATACCGGCAACGTTGGTCGGCTTTGCGCTTTCACCGGAGCACGACTCCATTTGGTCGGACCCTTGGGGTTCTCGCTCGACGACCGCTACCTGCGGCGCAGCGGGATGGATTACTGGAAGCACCTCGACGTGAAGGTACATGAATCCTGGGAGGCCTTCCGGGACGGCCCGGATTTTCCGGAACGCATCTGGCTCTTCACCACGCATGCCAGACAGAGCTATTGGTCAGCCACTTTCCAGCAAGGAGATGCCCTTCTCTTTGGCAACGAGGGCCATGGATGCCCTGGATGGCTTCATGAGGAGATTGGCGACACTCACCGGATCACCCTACCCCGTTTCAACGAACAACCCCTCCGTTCCCTCAATCTGGCCACTTCGGTCGGCATTGCCGCCTACGAGGCAATGCGGCAAATTGCCCTGCCGGGAGCGCCCTAA
- the smpB gene encoding SsrA-binding protein SmpB encodes MSRKKKQERFKEVRNSRAHKDFFVDETLEAGIVLDGNEVKSIRQGTVQIGEGFVRIDKGIPILYHAHIAAYAFGSQASHNPYRPRRLLLNKREIRKWEQAIQSGGRTIIPLRMYFKKGLIKLEIGLARTKKQYDKREDMKKAVDIRETQRTVKHHL; translated from the coding sequence ATGAGCCGCAAGAAGAAACAGGAGCGCTTCAAGGAGGTCCGCAATTCCCGCGCCCACAAGGATTTCTTTGTCGATGAGACCCTCGAGGCTGGAATTGTCCTCGACGGGAATGAGGTGAAGTCGATTCGCCAGGGCACGGTCCAGATTGGCGAAGGTTTTGTGAGGATCGACAAGGGTATCCCCATTTTGTACCACGCCCACATCGCGGCCTACGCATTTGGCTCGCAGGCCAGTCATAATCCCTACCGGCCTCGCAGGCTCCTCCTCAACAAGCGGGAAATCCGCAAGTGGGAGCAGGCCATACAAAGCGGCGGGCGCACCATTATCCCTCTGAGAATGTACTTCAAGAAGGGGCTGATTAAGCTGGAAATCGGGCTTGCTCGTACCAAAAAACAGTACGACAAGCGGGAAGACATGAAGAAGGCGGTCGACATCCGCGAAACCCAACGGACGGTCAAGCACCACCTTTAG
- a CDS encoding DNA-directed RNA polymerase subunit omega, with the protein MRDEYIKAAQKVIPDPNILINVVSRRVKQLKFGQKPLVESLERLTPEDTALREIIEGKITYELFDPEKEEA; encoded by the coding sequence GTGAGAGACGAATACATCAAAGCCGCCCAGAAAGTCATTCCCGATCCGAATATCCTGATCAACGTGGTCTCGCGCCGTGTGAAGCAGCTGAAATTCGGGCAAAAACCGCTTGTCGAGTCGCTTGAGCGCTTGACGCCCGAGGACACCGCCCTGCGGGAAATCATTGAAGGGAAGATCACCTACGAATTATTTGATCCTGAGAAGGAAGAGGCCTGA
- a CDS encoding thrombospondin type 3 repeat-containing protein — MKVSLQSTSLLACLGLVVPVLELPGQFINEDFVIKTPETLVAQPDLDGDGTPDIVVVDRKTGLIKPALFDGSVNWLKPVGGGIENVSALAAGNFEAVNPDSIALVSGPANRINVFSYTGDTLNLAPRPVFNDVFALSELVAMEEASSGNPATLELVGYSSLFDPSGPGIRDYITLDGTELISYGTPFDQPTLLERDYNHFLLEEGLPVMGFFMNEADPGVDAFTLAFLLDGSFDIIDQLPVPSGARVIHASFDGSGGFQFVFHVAGDANILCHAWTGSEFDLVGTFALNSPASQIFPFSDNGAGGLLARSMDGLSLTYYAFDGLSSPVEEQTFSPASGLEVNAAMTLPDGNMLLFSGTPGSNPNALAELFGLSGSTFLSLGDTGLPASNPSLGGSNVLLFSETPFINENASLTGQLGAGVWTSAVSVGTDVVVDAESFQGSLDGLGNPEVINLGSTPAGTVDALVNTIDSDISLNNPNPAIGLVPGTVLPVPDPGTYAESVTIDFVPSDPALDVFYRVLPDGSWINSTGPAGPFFESVSLQYYGLAGDGTRTPIRTAVYTISIPPSELDSDDDGVPDYVEIAAGIDPVNSGDDADGDGYSDLVELLAGSDPGDASSLPPSREIDTDGDGFSDLEEAVAGTDPNLPASFPTNPGVLNFLNVFDLLVVPSSHNGSGAPDPFVPSLDESLEVPGGDPLATTVRLYNADSSLLGFDRTALQGLGGVADPAAYIPEVVLGSSELLYVAATERNFNVDTAAPDQLIGRQIAGLIKKPASAFPPVPYSYGGAGEVLALEAAAWVSAAQSHVLSINRELVIKELDLFDTLALLLAELKIETVLRDRSIIGADPFTLTGFRSNEAAVELAASPGDGSRPVTVPASGLSALRNKAPGIDTGYRLDTICEVIEACVESDTDAGVLALREVAEEIYRISAATANNTPGSLVAPLDALRQFIRTGSLLNTGYLDDPELAPLDSATLASASAGVAYVLGKDASRPVEFRQLRIAAGGIQGSGGAECIILEDTASLESVSLIDFQGNSFPFPDAFELPEDTVIIVEGYADVTSDCLADVTLEVIPPIQLVSLPVAGTVDANDNLIPDDLEDLYAGVMNPFADSDNDGFSDLQESVEGTNPFDINSFPGGSPADLSPPVIAINESSPTQFTFSFEFPGIYADNFAFRLFSGPDLNTMSTDTGFDAPHLGGGTFQLTIAKPAEYPVFYRFKMLLD; from the coding sequence ATGAAAGTTTCACTACAAAGTACCAGCTTGTTGGCCTGCCTGGGGCTTGTCGTTCCGGTTCTTGAGTTACCGGGGCAATTCATCAACGAGGATTTTGTCATCAAGACCCCGGAGACCCTTGTCGCACAGCCTGACCTGGATGGCGATGGTACGCCGGATATCGTTGTTGTCGACCGCAAGACGGGATTGATCAAACCCGCGCTTTTTGACGGGTCCGTCAACTGGCTAAAGCCAGTCGGTGGAGGGATTGAGAATGTCTCCGCTTTGGCCGCAGGAAATTTCGAGGCCGTTAATCCCGACTCTATTGCGCTTGTTTCAGGACCGGCAAACCGGATCAATGTTTTTTCCTACACGGGTGATACCCTCAATCTTGCTCCAAGACCGGTCTTCAATGATGTTTTCGCTCTTTCTGAGCTGGTGGCAATGGAGGAAGCCAGTAGCGGGAATCCGGCTACGCTTGAGCTGGTCGGGTATTCCAGTCTCTTCGATCCGTCCGGTCCAGGAATCCGCGATTACATCACTCTTGATGGGACTGAACTCATCTCCTATGGAACTCCCTTTGACCAACCGACGCTTTTGGAGCGCGACTACAATCATTTTCTTCTGGAGGAAGGATTGCCTGTAATGGGCTTCTTCATGAACGAGGCGGATCCGGGCGTGGACGCCTTCACGCTGGCTTTCCTCCTCGATGGGAGCTTTGACATCATTGATCAACTTCCCGTACCCAGTGGCGCGCGGGTGATCCATGCCTCCTTTGACGGTTCGGGTGGGTTCCAGTTTGTTTTCCACGTCGCGGGAGACGCGAACATCCTGTGTCATGCCTGGACAGGATCCGAGTTTGATCTTGTCGGCACATTTGCCCTCAACAGTCCCGCGAGCCAGATCTTTCCCTTTTCGGACAACGGTGCAGGCGGTTTGCTGGCCCGATCCATGGACGGACTCAGCCTGACCTACTACGCGTTTGACGGGCTCAGTTCGCCCGTCGAGGAGCAGACCTTCAGTCCAGCCTCCGGATTGGAAGTCAATGCTGCGATGACCCTGCCCGATGGGAATATGCTTCTTTTCTCCGGCACACCCGGATCCAATCCAAACGCGCTTGCCGAACTTTTTGGCTTAAGTGGTTCGACCTTTCTCTCCCTCGGCGACACCGGACTCCCGGCCAGCAACCCTTCCTTAGGCGGTAGCAATGTCCTTTTGTTTTCTGAGACTCCCTTCATCAATGAAAATGCATCTCTCACGGGCCAGCTTGGGGCGGGTGTGTGGACATCGGCTGTCTCTGTGGGAACGGATGTGGTCGTGGATGCAGAAAGTTTTCAGGGATCACTGGACGGTTTGGGGAATCCCGAAGTAATCAATCTTGGTTCAACGCCCGCTGGCACCGTCGATGCCTTGGTCAATACAATTGATTCTGACATTTCGCTCAACAACCCCAATCCAGCCATTGGGCTTGTCCCCGGCACGGTCTTGCCGGTTCCGGATCCCGGAACTTATGCGGAATCTGTCACCATTGATTTTGTCCCCTCTGATCCTGCATTGGATGTCTTCTACCGGGTACTTCCTGATGGATCATGGATCAACAGTACGGGCCCCGCAGGTCCGTTCTTTGAATCTGTTTCGTTGCAGTACTACGGCCTTGCTGGTGACGGTACCCGTACGCCTATTCGTACGGCGGTCTACACCATTTCCATTCCCCCATCTGAGCTGGATTCAGATGATGACGGAGTCCCTGATTACGTTGAGATAGCTGCAGGAATTGATCCTGTGAATTCCGGGGATGATGCTGACGGAGATGGGTATTCCGATTTGGTTGAGCTGCTGGCAGGGAGTGATCCTGGCGATGCCTCTTCCCTTCCACCATCGCGTGAGATCGACACAGACGGGGATGGTTTTTCTGACCTTGAGGAGGCGGTCGCCGGTACAGATCCAAATTTACCTGCCAGTTTTCCAACCAACCCTGGTGTCTTGAATTTCCTGAACGTGTTCGACCTCCTTGTGGTCCCCTCGTCCCACAACGGATCCGGCGCACCGGATCCCTTTGTTCCTTCCCTTGATGAATCCCTTGAGGTCCCCGGCGGAGATCCGCTTGCAACAACTGTCCGGCTCTACAACGCAGATTCTTCTCTTCTGGGGTTTGACCGTACGGCATTGCAGGGATTGGGCGGGGTGGCAGATCCTGCAGCCTATATTCCTGAAGTTGTGCTTGGCTCGTCTGAGTTGCTTTACGTTGCCGCGACGGAGCGAAACTTCAACGTGGATACAGCTGCGCCTGACCAGCTCATCGGAAGACAGATTGCCGGCCTTATAAAGAAGCCGGCGAGTGCCTTTCCACCGGTTCCCTACAGCTATGGCGGGGCCGGAGAAGTCCTTGCCCTGGAAGCGGCAGCATGGGTCAGTGCAGCACAAAGTCATGTCCTGAGTATCAATCGGGAATTGGTGATAAAGGAACTCGACCTTTTCGATACGCTTGCCCTGCTTCTTGCGGAATTAAAAATCGAAACGGTTCTCCGCGATCGAAGCATCATCGGCGCGGATCCTTTCACCCTCACTGGCTTCCGGAGCAATGAGGCGGCCGTGGAGCTTGCAGCATCCCCGGGTGATGGCTCACGCCCGGTGACGGTCCCCGCATCCGGTTTATCAGCCCTGCGCAACAAGGCGCCGGGGATCGACACTGGATATCGGCTGGACACCATTTGCGAAGTGATTGAGGCGTGTGTTGAGAGCGATACGGATGCCGGCGTCCTTGCCTTAAGGGAGGTTGCCGAGGAGATTTACCGCATCAGCGCAGCCACGGCCAACAATACTCCGGGCTCCCTTGTTGCCCCGCTGGATGCCTTGAGACAATTCATCCGGACTGGTTCGCTCCTCAATACAGGTTATCTTGATGATCCCGAGTTAGCGCCGTTGGATTCCGCAACGCTGGCCTCAGCCTCAGCGGGTGTTGCCTATGTTCTTGGCAAGGACGCGAGCCGTCCCGTGGAATTCCGTCAGTTGCGGATTGCCGCCGGAGGCATTCAGGGATCCGGAGGTGCCGAATGCATCATCCTTGAGGATACTGCCTCCCTCGAGTCCGTCAGCCTGATTGATTTTCAGGGGAATTCGTTTCCCTTCCCGGATGCCTTCGAGCTTCCTGAAGACACTGTCATTATCGTTGAGGGCTATGCAGATGTGACCTCGGATTGTCTGGCGGATGTGACGCTTGAAGTAATCCCGCCCATCCAGCTGGTCTCCTTGCCCGTTGCCGGGACAGTAGATGCAAACGACAACCTGATCCCCGACGATCTGGAGGACTTGTATGCCGGGGTCATGAATCCATTTGCTGATTCTGACAACGATGGCTTTTCAGATTTACAGGAATCTGTTGAGGGAACCAACCCCTTTGACATCAATTCGTTTCCCGGGGGCTCTCCGGCGGATTTGAGTCCCCCGGTGATTGCCATTAACGAAAGTAGTCCGACACAGTTTACCTTCAGCTTTGAATTTCCCGGCATTTACGCGGACAACTTTGCCTTCCGTCTCTTTTCCGGGCCGGACCTGAATACAATGTCTACCGATACGGGTTTTGACGCTCCGCATCTGGGCGGGGGCACCTTCCAACTCACTATCGCCAAGCCAGCCGAGTATCCGGTCTTCTACCGCTTCAAAATGTTATTGGACTGA
- a CDS encoding IPT/TIG domain-containing protein, which translates to MKIKAIRNSLLLLGTLVAFAGCNTTFQDYTPDRIPQNPSGIYTFSFTADLPVSNRVEGSERAQIVINNETFDMVPTGSDDMSFSFDYKMPPGVTEARYYYIVSWEYRSAGGKIKTASRYSTIEHEKVYQARLINRYPIQLVNDRGPSGASIPIVGNGFTSQDVVVVGGAEALTTVHSANSLEFIVPALPAGKTYSVSLRTGRGDLSAGHFKIDEANLRIQPTSIYLNSGDTDFLIIETENIAPLGGLYVDAQTDIPQSIVMPEIIIPEGARSVNVNVTGGAPGSGVLVLTVPGYGPIEVPVTVN; encoded by the coding sequence ATGAAGATCAAAGCGATACGCAATTCCCTTTTACTCCTCGGCACGCTTGTAGCTTTTGCTGGCTGCAACACCACCTTCCAGGATTACACGCCGGACAGGATTCCACAGAACCCGTCGGGCATCTATACCTTCAGCTTTACGGCTGACCTCCCGGTCAGCAATCGCGTCGAGGGATCTGAACGGGCGCAGATTGTCATCAACAACGAGACATTCGATATGGTCCCTACCGGGAGCGACGATATGAGCTTCTCTTTCGACTACAAGATGCCACCAGGGGTCACGGAAGCACGTTACTATTACATTGTTTCATGGGAATACCGTAGCGCTGGAGGAAAAATCAAGACAGCCAGCCGTTACAGCACGATTGAGCACGAAAAAGTGTATCAAGCACGCTTGATCAACCGTTACCCGATCCAGCTGGTCAATGACCGTGGTCCTTCCGGGGCCAGTATTCCGATTGTCGGGAACGGCTTCACTTCCCAGGATGTTGTCGTTGTTGGCGGTGCAGAAGCCCTCACCACCGTGCATTCTGCGAATTCGCTGGAATTCATTGTCCCTGCCCTCCCGGCCGGCAAGACCTACAGCGTCTCCCTGCGTACCGGACGCGGCGACCTTTCCGCCGGCCATTTCAAGATTGATGAAGCAAACCTTCGCATCCAGCCAACCTCAATCTACCTGAACAGCGGCGATACGGATTTCCTGATTATCGAAACCGAAAATATCGCACCGTTGGGAGGCCTCTATGTCGATGCCCAGACGGACATCCCGCAGTCCATCGTCATGCCGGAAATCATCATTCCGGAAGGGGCCCGCTCGGTGAATGTGAATGTCACCGGTGGCGCGCCGGGATCAGGCGTCCTTGTCCTGACAGTTCCCGGTTACGGACCCATTGAGGTCCCAGTGACGGTCAACTGA
- the hemW gene encoding radical SAM family heme chaperone HemW, with protein MEKLQEKADSLKLGLYVHVPFCARSCDFCHFYQEPPKRADLEAYLEGMELALERTELPRPLDTVFWGGGTPGLLAAVDLERLGKAVLKANGGLVPAEWSVEMAPATVKADKLKVFKDLGVSRVSVGVQSFQGPLLEALGRIHSLEQVKRAVDLLHGSGMKNFNLDLIFAIPGQSLQMWEADLEQAIAADPAHISTYCLTFEEDTALWLRLQRGQVRKTSDDEEAAYFELAWEKLAKGGYAQYEVSNFARQGQACMHNLNTWRMQEWLGIGPSASSQMDGRRWTEPHSLEEWLDGLKSGKPRYADETTLNAEILAQDLLIFGLRMNEGVDLEGLEKRFPEALPEEWPDFCHSLIEENLACRKESVLLLTEKGRLLADRIAQEILELE; from the coding sequence TTGGAAAAACTGCAAGAAAAAGCCGATTCACTCAAGTTGGGGCTCTATGTTCACGTGCCCTTCTGTGCCCGCTCATGCGATTTTTGCCACTTTTACCAGGAACCGCCCAAGCGTGCTGACCTTGAGGCATATCTTGAAGGAATGGAGCTGGCGCTTGAGCGTACCGAGCTCCCGAGGCCGCTCGATACGGTCTTCTGGGGCGGGGGAACGCCGGGATTGCTCGCGGCTGTTGACCTGGAGCGCCTCGGAAAGGCGGTCTTGAAAGCAAATGGGGGCCTTGTCCCGGCCGAATGGAGTGTCGAAATGGCCCCGGCAACGGTGAAGGCCGACAAACTCAAGGTTTTCAAGGATCTCGGGGTTTCCCGTGTCTCGGTGGGCGTACAGAGTTTTCAGGGCCCGCTCCTCGAGGCCCTCGGGCGGATTCATTCGCTGGAACAGGTTAAGCGCGCGGTGGACCTTCTTCACGGCTCGGGTATGAAAAATTTCAACCTGGACCTGATTTTCGCCATTCCCGGGCAAAGTCTCCAAATGTGGGAAGCAGACTTGGAGCAGGCGATTGCCGCTGACCCGGCTCATATTTCCACCTATTGCCTGACATTCGAGGAAGACACGGCTCTTTGGTTAAGACTCCAGCGTGGGCAGGTCAGGAAGACGAGTGATGACGAGGAAGCGGCTTATTTTGAACTGGCTTGGGAGAAGCTGGCAAAAGGCGGGTACGCCCAATACGAGGTCTCCAACTTTGCCCGCCAGGGACAGGCCTGCATGCACAACCTGAATACCTGGCGCATGCAGGAATGGCTGGGGATCGGCCCTTCCGCCTCAAGCCAGATGGACGGGCGCCGCTGGACTGAACCGCATTCCCTCGAAGAGTGGCTGGATGGGTTGAAGTCCGGGAAGCCGCGATATGCCGATGAGACAACCCTGAATGCGGAGATCCTTGCGCAGGACCTCTTGATTTTCGGACTTCGCATGAACGAAGGAGTCGATCTTGAGGGTCTGGAAAAACGCTTTCCAGAAGCCTTGCCGGAGGAGTGGCCGGACTTTTGCCATTCACTCATTGAGGAGAATCTGGCATGCCGGAAGGAATCTGTCCTGCTCCTCACTGAAAAGGGCAGGCTGCTTGCGGACCGGATTGCACAGGAAATCCTCGAGCTGGAATAG
- the hemG gene encoding protoporphyrinogen oxidase translates to MEPEATHPQPAESFDTIIIGGGITGLATANALAKKGKRVHVIEKSSRLGGAVQTTNMEGFLVEAGPNSMLVKSEAVWNFIHELGLDDERVDANEISNKRYLIKKGGMVPLPMSLVGGVTTPLYNPLEKVRLLAEPFIGKSKLADESVTSFVSRRMGPAFLEYGISALVSGIFAGDPDCLSIRHAFPKVWNLEQGYGSLIGGALKLKRERKRTGKTAFKSRMISFRKGLKELVEALCREDCMTTRTGANIESVRRSDDGQWTVNVSGEALQAKQLIVTTPLHAHEELSFERPVEERLLDIPRIDHPPLSTLVLGFDREQIAHPLDGFGVLFPRMEKRFTLGCIFSSTIFPERAPEGKVALMCFIGGVQQPENGCLPTEELIKETVKDLAPLLGITGDPCFHSHSFWPLAIPQYNVGHSVFLNALEEIEFDFPGLHIRGNFRGGPGLSDCIDNALQFAEKQA, encoded by the coding sequence ATGGAACCAGAAGCCACACATCCCCAACCTGCCGAAAGTTTTGACACAATCATCATCGGTGGTGGCATCACCGGCCTCGCAACGGCAAACGCCCTCGCCAAAAAAGGCAAGCGAGTCCATGTCATCGAGAAGTCATCCCGTCTGGGTGGGGCTGTCCAGACAACCAACATGGAGGGCTTCCTTGTTGAGGCGGGACCCAACTCGATGCTGGTGAAGTCCGAGGCCGTATGGAATTTCATCCATGAGCTCGGACTCGACGATGAACGGGTGGATGCAAACGAGATTTCCAACAAGCGCTACCTGATCAAGAAGGGCGGAATGGTCCCACTGCCCATGTCCCTGGTCGGTGGGGTGACAACGCCACTCTACAACCCGCTCGAGAAAGTGCGCCTCCTGGCCGAGCCCTTTATTGGAAAATCAAAACTGGCCGACGAATCCGTCACCTCATTCGTTTCGCGGCGCATGGGTCCGGCATTTCTTGAATACGGCATTTCCGCGTTGGTCTCGGGTATCTTTGCCGGCGACCCGGACTGCCTTTCAATCCGTCATGCCTTCCCGAAGGTGTGGAACCTTGAACAGGGCTATGGCTCATTGATCGGAGGAGCCTTGAAGCTGAAGAGGGAGCGTAAGCGCACGGGGAAAACCGCCTTCAAGAGCCGCATGATTTCCTTTCGCAAGGGACTGAAGGAATTGGTCGAGGCCTTGTGTCGTGAAGATTGCATGACAACCCGGACCGGTGCCAACATTGAATCTGTGCGCCGATCAGACGACGGCCAATGGACGGTCAATGTATCCGGGGAGGCACTACAGGCCAAGCAATTGATCGTGACAACGCCTCTCCATGCCCACGAGGAGCTTTCGTTTGAGAGACCTGTCGAGGAGCGACTGCTCGACATCCCCCGCATAGACCATCCACCACTTTCCACCCTCGTCCTTGGATTTGACCGTGAGCAGATTGCCCATCCGCTGGACGGCTTTGGCGTGCTTTTTCCCCGCATGGAAAAGCGCTTCACACTCGGATGCATTTTCTCTTCAACTATTTTCCCGGAGCGGGCCCCCGAGGGGAAGGTCGCCCTGATGTGCTTTATCGGCGGTGTCCAGCAACCGGAAAACGGTTGCCTCCCGACAGAGGAATTAATCAAGGAAACGGTCAAGGACCTGGCCCCGCTTCTGGGGATTACCGGGGACCCGTGTTTTCATTCACACAGTTTCTGGCCCTTGGCGATTCCCCAATATAACGTGGGCCACTCTGTCTTCCTGAATGCCCTTGAGGAAATTGAGTTTGATTTTCCCGGACTTCACATCCGAGGAAACTTCCGCGGCGGTCCCGGGCTGAGCGATTGTATCGACAATGCCCTGCAGTTCGCGGAAAAACAGGCCTGA
- the hemN gene encoding oxygen-independent coproporphyrinogen III oxidase, which produces MSIESTRELITKYNRPGPRYTSYPTALQFEPLEDPVPHFEETSQSTAPLSLYFHLPFCESLCWFCACTTVITCNRDHADRYIDALEKEMDLTLPYLNLKNREAIQLHFGGGSPSFLTEEQLDRLCTSIYKRFPIAKDAEISAELDPRTLSEGKVKVLAKHGFNRASFGVQDVNPVVQKAVHRIQPDEMNRQCAEWVRASGFKGLNVDLIYGLPHQTVESFRETLQKILAYDPDRLAVFSYAHVPWVAPAQKILERATLPDPETKFSMLLETIDTLTKSGYVYIGMDHFAKADDELSIALANGGLHRNFQGYTTKAGSELCGFGMSSISMSDIAYRQNLKDLEEWHAAIADNRLPATKGYRMTQEDRLRRDLIMNIMCSGEIVYQEYNDSFGINFSEHFSDAIAALEEPAKDGLVEFNEKGFLVTSKGRLLLRNIAMPFDDYLQAGPKRHAKTI; this is translated from the coding sequence ATGTCAATTGAATCAACCCGCGAACTGATTACTAAATACAACCGGCCCGGTCCCCGGTATACCTCCTATCCGACGGCCCTTCAGTTTGAGCCGCTTGAGGATCCGGTCCCGCACTTCGAGGAAACGAGCCAGTCAACTGCCCCGCTTTCCCTGTATTTTCACCTGCCTTTCTGTGAATCCCTGTGCTGGTTTTGCGCCTGTACCACGGTCATCACCTGTAACCGCGACCATGCGGATCGCTACATTGATGCCCTTGAGAAGGAGATGGACCTCACGCTTCCCTACCTGAATCTCAAGAACCGGGAAGCGATCCAGCTACATTTTGGTGGGGGCTCCCCGAGCTTTCTCACCGAAGAGCAGCTCGATCGCCTTTGCACCTCCATTTACAAGCGCTTTCCCATCGCCAAGGATGCGGAGATCTCGGCTGAGCTTGATCCGCGAACCCTGAGCGAGGGAAAAGTGAAGGTCCTCGCGAAGCATGGATTCAACCGCGCCTCCTTCGGGGTGCAGGATGTGAACCCAGTCGTGCAGAAGGCTGTCCATCGCATCCAGCCGGATGAAATGAACCGCCAGTGTGCCGAGTGGGTCCGCGCCTCGGGATTCAAGGGACTCAACGTCGACTTGATCTACGGCTTGCCTCACCAGACGGTCGAGTCGTTCCGCGAGACGCTCCAGAAAATCCTTGCCTACGATCCGGACCGCCTCGCGGTCTTCAGCTACGCCCACGTGCCATGGGTGGCACCGGCCCAGAAAATCCTCGAGCGGGCTACCCTTCCTGATCCTGAGACTAAATTCTCCATGCTCCTCGAGACGATCGACACGCTGACCAAGAGCGGGTATGTCTACATCGGGATGGATCACTTTGCAAAGGCCGATGATGAGCTTTCAATCGCCTTGGCCAATGGTGGGCTGCATCGCAATTTTCAAGGCTACACGACCAAGGCCGGCTCGGAGCTGTGCGGTTTTGGCATGTCCTCCATATCGATGAGCGACATCGCCTACCGGCAAAACTTGAAGGACCTTGAGGAATGGCACGCTGCCATCGCGGACAACCGCCTCCCGGCGACCAAGGGTTACCGCATGACCCAGGAGGACAGGCTGCGGCGCGACCTCATCATGAACATCATGTGTTCCGGCGAAATTGTGTATCAGGAATACAATGACAGTTTCGGCATAAATTTCAGCGAGCACTTCAGCGATGCCATTGCCGCCCTTGAGGAACCCGCCAAGGACGGGCTGGTCGAGTTCAATGAAAAGGGATTTCTTGTCACATCAAAAGGCCGGTTGCTTCTGCGGAACATTGCCATGCCATTTGACGACTACCTGCAAGCCGGTCCCAAAAGGCACGCCAAGACCATTTAA